Proteins from one Kineosporia sp. NBRC 101731 genomic window:
- a CDS encoding acetylornithine transaminase, translating to MSTDLTAQNNTLVDTGQGSAQWMERYARSVMGVFGTPQRVLVRGEGAYVWDADGRRYLDLLGGIAVNALGHAHPFLVSAVTAQMATLGHVSNFFANPLQIALAERILELAQAPEGSTVFFSNSGTEANEAAFKLTRRTGRTKVVAAQGAFHGRSMGALAMTWKPAYREPFEPLPAGVVHVPWGDVDALAAAVDDETAAVVLEPVQGEAGVRPAPAGYLAAARRLTRAHGALLVLDEVQSGVGRTGAWFAHQLAELNGGEDITPDVMTLAKGLGGGIPVGATVVYGSANTRLLNPGQHGTTFGGNPVAAAAGLATLHVIERDGLLANAVAVGQRIEDGVAGHPLVSGVRGFGLLRAIQLTQPVAAALAAALLDAGFIVNPVAPDAIRLAPPLILTADQADSFIAALPAALDLAAQELS from the coding sequence GTGAGCACCGACCTCACGGCACAGAACAACACTCTCGTGGACACCGGGCAGGGTTCGGCCCAGTGGATGGAGCGGTACGCCCGCTCCGTGATGGGCGTGTTCGGCACCCCCCAGCGCGTGCTGGTGCGGGGTGAGGGCGCCTACGTCTGGGACGCCGACGGACGGCGCTACCTCGACCTGCTCGGTGGGATCGCGGTGAACGCGCTGGGCCACGCCCACCCGTTCCTGGTCTCGGCCGTCACCGCGCAGATGGCCACCCTCGGCCACGTCTCCAACTTCTTCGCCAACCCCCTCCAGATCGCGCTCGCCGAGCGGATTCTCGAACTGGCGCAGGCCCCCGAGGGCTCGACCGTCTTCTTCTCCAACTCCGGCACCGAGGCCAACGAGGCCGCGTTCAAGCTGACCCGGCGTACCGGCCGCACCAAGGTGGTCGCGGCGCAGGGTGCGTTCCACGGCCGCAGCATGGGCGCCCTGGCAATGACCTGGAAGCCCGCCTACCGCGAGCCGTTCGAGCCGCTCCCGGCGGGCGTCGTGCACGTGCCCTGGGGCGACGTGGACGCGCTGGCCGCGGCGGTGGACGACGAGACCGCCGCCGTGGTGCTGGAACCCGTGCAGGGCGAGGCCGGGGTGCGCCCGGCCCCGGCCGGGTACCTGGCGGCCGCGCGGCGTCTCACCCGGGCCCACGGCGCGCTGCTGGTGCTCGACGAGGTGCAGAGCGGCGTGGGCCGTACCGGCGCCTGGTTCGCCCACCAGCTGGCCGAACTGAACGGTGGGGAAGACATCACCCCCGACGTCATGACCCTGGCCAAGGGGCTCGGCGGAGGTATCCCGGTGGGGGCGACGGTGGTCTACGGCAGCGCGAACACCCGCCTGCTGAACCCCGGCCAGCACGGCACCACGTTCGGTGGCAACCCGGTCGCGGCCGCGGCCGGCCTGGCCACCCTGCACGTGATCGAGCGGGACGGGTTGCTGGCCAACGCGGTGGCGGTCGGGCAGAGAATCGAGGACGGGGTGGCCGGCCACCCGCTCGTCTCCGGGGTGCGCGGTTTCGGGCTCCTGCGGGCGATCCAGCTCACGCAGCCCGTCGCCGCGGCGCTCGCCGCGGCCCTGCTGGACGCCGGTTTCATCGTGAACCCGGTGGCCCCCGACGCGATCCGCCTGGCGCCGCCGCTGATTCTCACGGCCGACCAGGCGGACTCGTTCATCGCGGCCCTCCCGGCCGCACTGGATCTTGCAGCGCAGGAGCTTTCATGA
- the argF gene encoding ornithine carbamoyltransferase codes for MSTRHFLKDDDLSPDELIEVLDLADRLKADRARGVLDVRPLEGPKAVAVLFDKSSTRTRVSFSIGIAELGGYPLVIDSGSSQLGRGEPIEDTARVLTRQAAAIVWRTGDQSRIEAMASAATVPVVNALTDQYHPCQLLADLQTVREHKGRLAGLTLSYLGDGANNMAHSYLLAGANAGMHVRIGAPEAFQPDPAILEQAWALASDTGGSVTVTTDPAAAVDGTDVIATDTWVSMGEEGTKDDVSVFAPYSLDDSLLGKADAQAIVLHCLPAYRGKEISASVIDGPQSVVWDEAENRLHAQKALLVWLLERAG; via the coding sequence ATGAGTACCCGGCACTTCCTCAAGGACGACGACCTCTCCCCGGACGAGCTGATCGAGGTTCTCGACCTGGCCGACCGGCTCAAGGCCGACCGCGCCCGCGGAGTCCTCGACGTGCGTCCTCTGGAGGGACCGAAGGCCGTCGCCGTCCTGTTCGACAAGTCCTCCACCCGCACCCGGGTCTCGTTCAGCATCGGCATCGCCGAGCTGGGCGGATACCCGCTGGTGATCGACTCGGGCAGCAGCCAGCTGGGCCGCGGCGAGCCGATCGAGGACACCGCGCGGGTGCTCACCCGGCAGGCCGCCGCGATCGTCTGGCGCACCGGTGACCAGAGCCGCATCGAGGCCATGGCCTCCGCGGCCACGGTGCCCGTGGTGAACGCGCTCACCGACCAGTACCACCCCTGCCAGCTGCTCGCCGACCTGCAGACCGTGCGCGAGCACAAGGGCCGGCTGGCCGGCCTGACCCTGTCCTACCTGGGCGACGGCGCCAACAACATGGCGCACTCGTACCTGCTGGCCGGCGCCAACGCCGGGATGCACGTGCGGATCGGCGCCCCGGAAGCCTTCCAGCCCGACCCCGCGATCCTCGAGCAGGCCTGGGCCCTGGCCTCCGACACCGGTGGCTCGGTCACGGTCACCACCGACCCGGCCGCGGCCGTCGACGGTACCGACGTGATCGCCACCGACACCTGGGTCTCGATGGGCGAGGAGGGCACGAAGGACGACGTCTCGGTCTTCGCTCCCTACAGCCTCGACGACTCGCTGCTGGGCAAGGCCGATGCGCAGGCCATCGTGCTGCACTGCCTGCCGGCCTACCGCGGCAAGGAGATCTCCGCGTCCGTCATCGACGGCCCGCAGTCGGTGGTCTGGGACGAGGCGGAGAACCGCCTGCACGCCCAGAAGGCCCTGCTGGTCTGGTTGCTGGAGCGAGCGGGATGA